The genomic segment CTGGAGATACTCAGCCAACGCATCGAGACCATGAAAACCACGGCCCGCCGCTTCCAGTACGGGGTGCGAATATGTCCGGAACCGGAGCATTGGGGCGGGTTGAGCGGATGCTCTTATCAGGAGGGAATTTCCTGGGGCAAGTTTATCTCGCCGAAAGACGGCGGTCGTTTCGCCGAAGTTCCCAGCGATGCAACCCTGGTCTGGCCACTGCTCGTCAAGGCCTTGGAGCAGCGGTTGGCCAAAAAGAAAGGCAAGATCACGCATGGAAAGGAGGATCTAAAAAAAACTAGGAGTTGATCAATCTGACTTCTCCAGGCGGCGTTTCATCAATCATCGCCCCAATGATGCCTTGAATCAGCAAAGAACCGCTGACGCATTCATTCGTCTTGACAGTCCCATACGCTTGCGGGGAGAATTCATCCGTAAAGATAAGACGCGCCTTGAATGATCATCACATTGATGATCAAAGTTACGGCCTGATCGGAAATTCTTTTCGTCAGTGAAAGCACATTCAGAAAATGGAGTTCGCCTCCCAACCGTGCTTTATCGAGTGGGGTGTTTCATGGAAAAACGCTATCTTTTACGCAAGTGCGGCAGTGGATCCAAATCCATGCCCATTGATTGCTTTACGGCAAACGGCATGGCTGAGGCCAACGAGGCGGTAAAATGGCTTCGCCAACACCACCCCGAACGCCAGGATCTGCAACTCGAGACAGGGGAATTCTTTGAACTTCTGGAACAAGGCCATTGCCCTCCCGAAGAATGGGAGGCCGACCTTGCGGAATTGGCAAGAAAGCGAAAGCAAACTTTGCCATGAACGAAATCCGTTATTATGACAAAACTCATTCACGATCGTTTTCCTGCCACCCCTAAATACCAAGACGGTACTTCAACTCCTCGGGTGATATGAAAGACGATATTCTCACCCACCTGGAATTGACACTTTGCCCTGGCTATAGCCCCAGGTCCTCATTGATCAAGACCACCTTGATCCGCCCTTTGGGAAAGGATTTTTCCGTAATCGTCCAGACATTGCAGATCCGTTCAGGGCTCTTGCAGTCTTCACAAAACGCGGTCTTCACACACGGGGTTTTCATCTTGAGACGCGTGGCGTTGGCCGGAGCAACATAGCCCTTCACCCTGAGCATGGCCTCCTCGACATCGACACACAACTTGTTGCGGCCCACAAGGACGATTACATGGCGCGGACCGAAAGCCAGTGCCGCGACCCGGTTGCCGTACATGTCCAGGTTGATCAGTTGCCCGCTTTCCGTCAGAGCGTTGGTACCTGTGAGATAGAGGTCGCTCAGCAGGGCTTGACGCCGCCGCTCCAGCTTTTCCTCCTTGCTGATGGATGGATCTGACGGATCCAGCATCTTCAGCCCCTTGCGCTGCTTCAGGGCGTCCAAAATTCCGGCTTCGTTGAGGGTCACGGATCCGCCCCAGGCAACATGGACAGGCTTGACGGCAGCAAGGATGGAGTTCAGGACGATATCCCTTGCCTCTGCCTTGTTCTTGGCCTGGTAGACGTCAAAATTATTGTCTTCCAGATTATCTTGCACTTTTTTCAATCGCTTCTGCCAGAAGGAATCCAAAAAATCATTCATATCTTCTCCAGTCAATCAATGAGATGACAACATCATTTCACATAACGACTCGGTTGAAATTCTATTTTGAAATCAGAATGTACTGAACAGTTGTCGTTCTACATTCGCCACCGCCCCCTGCGCTGTACCTGTACGTATTCCACCCGGCCGCGATCGCTGATGAACGAGTTGAGCAGCCAACCCGTTATCGTGATGATCAAGGATCCCAAAAGAGCCGATCCAAAACTGGCGACGTAAAAGGTTCCGACCACGCCGGAGACCATCATCAACAGCAGAGCATTGATGACCAGGAGGAACAAGCCCATGGTCATGATGGTTATGGGCAACGTCAGGATGATTAGGATGGGCCGCAGAACGGCATTCAAAACGCCCAGGATCGCGGCCGTGACAAAGGCCGACCAAAAACCCGCGGTTTGAATTCCTTCAACAAGATAGGCCGCGGCCAGAACGGCCAGAGTGAGCATCAACCAGCGTAATAACAACCCCCGCATAGGTCCCCCCTATCGTCCTTCATATCAAGGATCAGCAGAAATTACCTCTCCAACCTCGCAGCCGTCGGTGGAGATGGATTGCCGACCATCTCCTGCATCAATGGTTTTTTGGTCGGTCTTCTCCCGTCGTCTGCCACTTCCTGAAGAACCTACGATGATCTCGCGGATTTCACATAATTCCTGGATGATATCCTGGGTCAGTTCCCGGATTTGCGTACCTTCGTCCAGGCGACGACGGGCACCGTCGATGGTCAAACCCTCTTCGTGCAGCAGTATTTGGATCTTGCGCAGCATGTTCATGTCGTCCTGCGAATAGAGCCGCTGGCCTTTCACCGTGCGGAGCGGGGTCAAGTGCGGGAACTCCGCCTCCCAGAAACGCAGGACATACGGCTCCAGCCCGAGGACGCGCGCAGCCTCGCCGATGCGCAGCAGCTTCGGTTGCATGGAAATATGGGATATGCGCTGTGGACTTGGCATGGCGTAACACAGGTTCAGCGGCTAAAATTACGTTTCATTTATAGCAGGAAAGGCAAAAAAGAGCCAGTTGCGGAAATCTCGGAGAATGTTCACAGGTTCAGTTTCGGAAACCGCCCAGGAACGCGATGACTTGGCGATCAACAACCCAGCACCTCTGCATGAAGAAAAGATACATGCAGAGGTGCTGGATAATTGCGAATGGAAATTTCGAAGTAAGAAAAACGGGTCAGGAAAAACGAATCGGCAGCTGTTCTTGCAGAAAAGAACAGAGGCCCTGGTGGAGTTGGTCAACCTCTTCATTGGTCAGGCTGCGCTCCGTGTGTCGGTAGGTCAGACGCAGGGTATGGCGAACTTCGTTTGCTTTGTCGGAATCCGCATCCGAAGATCGGCTGCTGACGGCAATCTGGGCTCCGGGCAAGAAACGGTCCACCAGAACCACGTTCTGGAGCAGATCGAGGCCGGCGGCCTGAATGGCTTCGATGATTTTCACACAGGTCAAGTCCAGGTCGCTGATCACCGTCAAATCCCGGCGTACCGGTGG from the Desulfonatronum thiosulfatophilum genome contains:
- a CDS encoding lactate utilization protein, which gives rise to MNDFLDSFWQKRLKKVQDNLEDNNFDVYQAKNKAEARDIVLNSILAAVKPVHVAWGGSVTLNEAGILDALKQRKGLKMLDPSDPSISKEEKLERRRQALLSDLYLTGTNALTESGQLINLDMYGNRVAALAFGPRHVIVLVGRNKLCVDVEEAMLRVKGYVAPANATRLKMKTPCVKTAFCEDCKSPERICNVWTITEKSFPKGRIKVVLINEDLGL
- a CDS encoding phage holin family protein, which produces MRGLLLRWLMLTLAVLAAAYLVEGIQTAGFWSAFVTAAILGVLNAVLRPILIILTLPITIMTMGLFLLVINALLLMMVSGVVGTFYVASFGSALLGSLIITITGWLLNSFISDRGRVEYVQVQRRGRWRM
- a CDS encoding MerR family transcriptional regulator, yielding MQPKLLRIGEAARVLGLEPYVLRFWEAEFPHLTPLRTVKGQRLYSQDDMNMLRKIQILLHEEGLTIDGARRRLDEGTQIRELTQDIIQELCEIREIIVGSSGSGRRREKTDQKTIDAGDGRQSISTDGCEVGEVISADP